The following coding sequences are from one Oceanispirochaeta sp. window:
- a CDS encoding trypsin-like peptidase domain-containing protein, whose amino-acid sequence MNKIGSILLLFLFMMITALTSCVSTEKIKLEDLSPYDRNSRIQEQILTLLDEKKPTEALQWIYFYKNDGNPQDVELDFLQLENQALEDMNLQLKDSIDQRNYRKALSLVNSLSVLGQTQLVESTLEISRIRTEYIKNLLEFENTGAAAGMISLGFVNPDDLSDDDLNYLEDRFLRGENKKALSIVVKEQVKRGIDTQELTEEFLSRPVRMEDLLKGTGTVWVDKGLRLDRGVGYPDRSIGSGFFIDKDGYILTNYHVIESEVNPEYKGYSRLFIKLSDERGEKIPARVIGWDRHFDIALLKTEIEAPYVFSFSGADQFKLGEQIFAIGSPGGLNNTITSGTVSAVGRPLQTMGESIQIDVPINPGNSGGPLMNSDSEVNGIVFAGITDFEGVNFAIDGEYVKNLLPSLYEGGALTHSWIGVGGYQNFDGLEAIYIMPDSPASKLGMKRGDRILSVNGHSVKKNQDVRDLLLGVVPGTMIDLEWKSGDTLKKSTLTLAERPDIPFKDAVKVDTRENLIPPMFGMVLSQVSKSQYTVKKVYTGGGADEASISSNDVIILKKWVVNEKDGFVLMQFIFKGVKAGYLESAVQLGAGLESAIFF is encoded by the coding sequence ATGAATAAAATAGGCAGCATATTGTTACTCTTTCTTTTCATGATGATCACTGCCTTGACCTCATGTGTCAGTACAGAAAAGATCAAGTTGGAAGATCTTTCACCTTATGATAGAAACAGTAGAATTCAGGAACAGATCCTGACACTACTGGATGAAAAAAAACCGACTGAAGCACTTCAGTGGATTTATTTTTATAAGAATGATGGAAATCCACAGGATGTTGAACTTGATTTTCTTCAGCTTGAAAATCAGGCTCTAGAGGATATGAATCTGCAATTGAAAGATTCAATAGATCAGCGGAACTACCGGAAAGCCCTGTCTCTTGTCAATTCACTTTCTGTTCTTGGACAAACTCAACTTGTCGAATCGACTCTTGAAATTTCCCGGATAAGAACTGAATACATTAAAAATCTTCTGGAATTTGAAAATACCGGTGCGGCAGCTGGAATGATATCACTTGGTTTTGTCAATCCTGATGATCTGAGTGATGATGATCTGAATTATCTTGAAGACCGGTTTTTGCGAGGTGAAAACAAGAAAGCTCTTTCAATAGTTGTCAAAGAACAAGTCAAAAGAGGAATAGATACTCAGGAATTAACCGAGGAATTTCTTTCCCGTCCTGTGAGGATGGAAGACCTCCTCAAGGGAACTGGGACTGTTTGGGTTGATAAAGGTCTGCGTCTTGACCGCGGAGTCGGGTATCCCGACCGCAGCATAGGAAGTGGCTTTTTTATCGATAAAGACGGTTATATTCTGACAAACTATCATGTTATTGAAAGCGAGGTAAATCCGGAATACAAGGGCTATTCCCGTCTTTTTATCAAGCTCTCAGATGAGAGAGGCGAAAAAATTCCAGCCAGGGTTATCGGCTGGGACAGACACTTTGATATTGCCCTTTTAAAGACTGAAATTGAAGCACCCTATGTGTTTTCTTTCTCCGGGGCGGATCAGTTCAAACTGGGGGAGCAGATTTTTGCCATTGGATCTCCTGGGGGTCTGAATAATACGATTACATCAGGAACTGTTTCTGCCGTCGGCAGGCCTCTTCAGACCATGGGTGAATCTATTCAAATCGATGTTCCCATTAATCCGGGAAACAGTGGCGGTCCTCTCATGAATAGCGATTCAGAGGTCAACGGCATTGTTTTTGCCGGCATCACTGATTTTGAGGGTGTGAATTTTGCCATTGACGGCGAATATGTTAAAAATCTCCTTCCCTCACTCTATGAGGGAGGAGCGTTAACCCACTCCTGGATCGGGGTCGGGGGTTACCAGAATTTTGACGGTTTGGAAGCCATATACATTATGCCTGATTCTCCCGCTTCTAAACTGGGGATGAAACGGGGAGACCGCATCCTGTCTGTCAATGGACACAGTGTAAAGAAGAATCAGGATGTCCGGGACCTTCTCCTGGGAGTCGTCCCTGGAACGATGATTGATCTTGAATGGAAATCCGGAGATACTCTTAAAAAATCCACCCTGACTCTGGCAGAAAGACCAGATATACCCTTCAAGGATGCTGTCAAGGTGGATACACGGGAAAATCTCATTCCACCCATGTTCGGAATGGTTTTGTCTCAGGTATCCAAATCCCAGTATACCGTTAAAAAAGTATATACAGG